TTGCTTACCTTAAGATTGTACGGCACTGAACCTTTCCTTCTTTAACGTGAACTCTTTAGTGGTCTTCTCACTGAGACAATGGAAAGGAACTTTTAAAAcctcttttcctacttggaaTCCAAACTGAATCATGGACCTTCATTTCTAAAAGGGTCAGTTTCTGGAACATTATCTAATATTACACATCTCCCAAGAAATACAAGTTTAATATACAACAAATTAACTCTCCAAAGTTGGGTGAGGTACACTAAGATGAGCTCGGATGAGCCGAGTAATGTGGATTGATAAGCCAGGCATACATCTTCTGCAATTTGTGTGTGATACTCTGGAGTATAAACATGTAACAGAGTTCCCATGTCCAGTCTGCCTGTCTGTCCACTCTGTACTTCAAGGTGAACTTAGTCATCCAGAAAAGGCCAGGTAGGTGGGTAGGGATAACACTTTGCACAATTTAATATGCATAATTAACACAGAGCTAGTTTTGTGAAATCCTAATGTTGTATACTGGCCAATCTGTATAATGGTACATGACCTGAAAGAAAGGTATTTTTTCTTATTGCAAGACTCATTTGGATTCCAGTACCACCTAAACTGGTAACATGGGATAAAGAATGAACACTAaactatttgtgtgtgtatacacacacacacacacacacacacacatcctttgtatgtatgtgtgtgtgtatgtgtgcattctTTGTGTATCAGAAAGACAGGATATCCACCTATCCTCTGTAGGAAATACTTTAGGTGCCCTATTCTGTAAGGAATGGAGGAACTTCCTGAAGAGGCTCGGGAGGGTTATACATAAACAGgtaaaaaaaaacacccaaatctTTAGATACTGAAGGAGGCTCACGTACTCAAGTTTACAGTTAGGAACATACCCAAAGAAACAACAGGTAGTGTTTActttttcagaagaggaaacGACCTAATATTGCCAAAGATTGACTCCAGTTTCGAAAACAAGTACTGAATATTTAATAGCATCTCTCACACATCAATTTTAAAGCAACCTTCCATTTCCTAGGagtaaggaaaagggaaaaaaatgcaattcatttatatattgttgCTATCTCACTACGAATCACTATTTATCAGATTCCCTTATACTCTAGGAAAAATATAATAGACCGTATTCACAATCACTGCCCTAGCTATAGAgaattacataattttttatagagaattATAGTAATTTTTATAGAGAATTACATAATAATTTCTTTCTGAGGCAAAGCACTGGTTCAAACATGGCCatttcaaagtgaaaaaaaagtatgtaaaataaatgtagaacctatttcttttttaaaaaaaatatttttcttccaactAATATACTTATTTCTTTACCCAGGTGCATTTTTTGGAAAGAACCCTCTGAAAAACTTCCAGCAGTTGAATTTGGCAGGAAATCGTGTGAGCAGTGATGGATGGCTTGCCTTCATGGGTGTATTTGAGAATCTTAAGCAATTAGTGTTTTTTGACTTTAGTACTAAAGAATTTCTACCTGATGCAGCACTAGTCAGAAAACTTGGCCATGTGTTATCCAAGTTAACTTTTCTGCAAGAAGCTAGGCTTGTTGGGTGGCAATTTGATGATGATGATCTCAGTGTTATTAAAGGTGCTTTTAAACTAGTAACTGCTTAAATAAAGTGTACTTGAAGCCAGCAAGTGCTCTGGGACCTCATTACTTTAAGCCTggtagttaaaaaaaatcttgcaaaAGGATGCCAAAGAAGATAAGGAagtggaaagaagtttaatgtGATGATTAAAAACATGCAACAGTTTTGTGTCTTAGCTCTCCTGCTAGGATTATTGGCTCCTTGAAGGAACTCTGATTCATCTTTGTGTTACCTTTGGTCTGGGTCATACCAACTGGTATACTGAATGCATATTAACTTagtatagtgcctggcatgtaacaGATTCTCAACAATATTCTCAACAAATATTCGCTGAATATGAGATAAATTATTAATAGCTACTgaataaagattatttaaaatcagAGAGGAAACTCCATATATGTTCTTTAATCCAAACAGTTTAATTCAAACAATCTGGAATGTAAAAAGCACTTTCTGATATTAGAAGGAGATCAGACTCCCAAAAAAGTTCAGCATTCTTTAGTCAAGCAAAACTTGGAAGTTTATAAACAGCTACAACAGAGGCTTGAAATTCAGGTCCTCTCGAGTACCTGCTACATTATATGTAATTCCAAACATGACTTCAGAGattaaagaagaaagggaagatgtTTCGCATTCTTTTGTACCCTATATAAACTAAGGGTACCCTGCCCTAATCTTTTTTCCAACACTTTCCCAAATAACCCTTTCTTACAAAGAAAGAAGTCTAAGAAAACTCTCCaatctaaatatatttaagtagAGGCAAGcctgaaaaaaacacaaaaacctaaATGGTGTTAGGCTGTGGTTCACCTATTCTCACGGCACCTCAAATTAATGGCTTGGGTGTTGGTGTAGGTAACACTTGGCCTGTATGTTGAGGTAGTCACTAGATAAAATTCTGGGCACAACATCCGTTTAGCAATTGGGCACATATTCTACAGATTTAGCCAGAACGTTTTGAAGCTGGTATTTTACAGATCAACTAATTAATTCCTCTCTCtaactttacagatgagaaagctcaGATGATTTGCCCATGGGTTATAAAACTACTTCCTTACACAGTGGCAGCATCAGAACTGGAATTCAGATCTCTTGCCTCCTAGGCAGTGTTTTTCCCATTATAATACGGTGACTTCGTAAAGCAGGGTTAATTACATTCCACGGAGCTTACATCTTAATCACAAACAATGGGACAAATATTTAAATTGAACTTCTTTCTCTGtctagcttcaagtgattctgtgGCAAGATTTACTAGTAAGGCTGCTGCCTATAGGCCTATGCTGGGCGAGTTCCTTATTTTCATATCCAGAAGTTAGTCAGAGCTTGGCAAATAAGACTTCTCTATATAATAATGCATGGGCCAATGTCCCCTGTAACATCTTACATGCAGGAAGTAGGGCCAATTCTTTCATAAACCGCAGGCAACTGTGAGTGTCTTTTCTCAAACAGTGAAGGTAGGTATTAAAGCACCTTTGGTGGGACAGATGCACAGGTGTTGCCTCTGAATTGGTTTTGAGGAAGTAGGCATAAAACCTCACACATAACTGTGTCTGATACCTGAACACTTTAAAATCCTATGGGGACGGGGAAGACATGCATGGGGTGGCAGCACATACCTCTTAACCATAACTCAGGACATGGCAGTTCAGATTTCATGCATGACCCTAATTCACATTTAGTTGAGATCAATGGAGGAAAAAGAATCATCCTGTAatagtagaccaataacagataCAGTAATAGTTGGAAAACATAAGATAAAGGCCAAGGAACAGGTTGCCTTATTACATTTTACAAAGTATCATTTTCCCCAGTAGTCAAGGTAGCATAGGCTGTATTTCTTTAGCAGGTAACATGCCTGAACAGGGGTTGCAGATGTCAAAGACAATGACCAACTCCTCACTAAGAAAAAGGTATTTAGGACATGGTCACTTATTACCACAGATGACAATTCTGCTTGACAGAGATGGCTTCTTGGATGTTTTTAATCCACAGTGAAGAAAAAGGATTTCAAAGTGCTGCTCCTATTTGAAAGTGAATGAGTTGACTGAAGAAACtgttgcaaattccagaaaaacaaaaatcttctctAGATAGCTGGCTGATGGCTGGGAAAGTCATAAATCTCCAGGAGCACTGGATTCCAGGAAAGTTAAGTCCATTCTCAAAATCCCATTTTAAAACTGTTATGGaatgcataataaaataaaacaataaaaaaccctCCTAGGTCATGTGTGACTGCTGCTTGTTATACTTTATGGAAGTAATACTAGCCATGTTAGAAAGTCCTTAAACTCTGCATTTggaaaacaactaaaaaataacATAATCTATGTAATTCTCACACTTCATCACAGTTAACAATTTCCCATTTttgacaaagcaaaacaaaaagaaactgccCACTGCAGACCTAACAATGCTGTATTCTATAATCTAAGGTCCATTATGCTTtggtaaaattatattatatattctcaAATTCTTTGTGCAACTTGAAAAGACATCAAATTCCATGTTATGTATGGAACTCCATGTGTTTTggtaatatatttgatatattttgttaataaaataagaaattaaaaagcgAATGAATGAAAATGTGGCAGAAAAGATAAATTCATTATGTCAGTATTTGATTAAATGTAACATAGAAAATTAGGATTCTTTAACTGCATATCACCAAAAGTTGGGTAGTCACCTAATCAAAATAAAACACTGAGAACCATGGACTATTTACAAATgtactaaaatttttaaaggagagaAACTTTAACAAAAATCTtgataattaaaaattcaaattgtgCTAGATAGAATGTATTCCAAAATTTCTGctaaaaatttttgcttttagtttGTAAGACATAATTCAGGAGAACCTCAAAGAAAAATTTAGCAATTAAGTTTGGAAAAGCTATAAAAGAGACTTTTACtttttgaacagacatttttccctTTCCCAAAATGTGTATTATTCAAGAAGCATGTTTATAAATCTCACTAAAGAAAACAtcggccaggcctggtggctcacaactaatcccagcactttgggaggctaaggtgggtggatcatgaggttaggagttcaacaccagcctggccaacatggtgaaatcccccatctttactaaaaatacaaaaattagctgggcgtggtggcaggtgcctgtaatcccagctactcgggaggctgaggcaggagaatcatttgaacccaggaagcagaggttgcagtgagctgagatcacgccactgcattccagcctgggcgacagagtgagactccatctcaaaatacaaaacaaaacaaaaactaaggaaGCCTTAATAAAGTACAGCCctaagttaataataatgtattggctgggcacagtggcagagcaagactccgtctcggaaaaaaaaagaaatatcgtaTCTTAGTAATGTGACAGATCCATTCCATCAAGTGGCTCTTATAAAGGTAAGGTCACATCACACTGCAGTCAACTACAAAACcaaagataccaaaatccaaaTTTAAAGAAACACATGTTCTAAAGGAAGCCTATTTAAAGCCTTTAACATTTATGAGGATTTCActgtcacaaataaattttacaaaaatatagtttCATAGGTTTCATGAAATGTGAACAAGCTTACTATTATCTAACATTTAGAGTAAATGATTAAACAGTCAATGCAAAGTTGGATTACTAAATAAATTGGAAGCCAAGGAGTCAATATTCCTCATAAAAATAAGTTAGAGTCTATCATGGTCTTGGTTGTCCAATTCTATTATTAGTTCCATATCTACTTGGTATATTTGTAAAACCAGTCCTCAATCCTTGAGTTGCTCCAATTCCTGGAACTCCAAGTCCTTGATTAAGCATGCTGCTGTAAGGTGTGTGTCCATGATTGAGACCAAAACCATAAGGCCTTGTTTGTGTGTTTAGAAGAATAATTGGGTTCACATTTTTCCCAGGAGTGTTAAATGAAAATTCTGGAGGTGGACTACTAGGTTTAGCTGGAGTTGATGTAACTGGGTTCAAATCATCAGTACCCTTTAAAAGAGGCATTGGGATTACGTGATGATCTGAAAAGTTTAGGACATTGGCTGCAACAGGCCCAGACAATAAGGCAGGCCTAATCCAGTCATCCTTGAAAATTTGAACAGTCAGAGTAGACACTAGAGTGTACAGCCTGTTGGTCACATGAGCAAGAACCATTTGTTCATTGGCATCTCG
This genomic window from Pongo pygmaeus isolate AG05252 chromosome 12, NHGRI_mPonPyg2-v2.0_pri, whole genome shotgun sequence contains:
- the SLC30A6 gene encoding zinc transporter 6 isoform X5, with translation MLSIRNKPFAYVSEAASTSWLQEHVADLSRSLCGIIPGLSSIFLPRMNPFVLIDLAGAFALCITYMLIEINNYFAVDTASAIAIALMTFGTMYPMSVYSGKVLLQTTPPHVIGQLDKLIREVSTLDGVLEVRNEHFWTLGFGSLAGSVHVRIRRDANEQMVLAHVTNRLYTLVSTLTVQIFKDDWIRPALLSGPVAANVLNFSDHHVIPMPLLKGTDDLNPVTSTPAKPSSPPPEFSFNTPGKNVNPIILLNTQTRPYGFGLNHGHTPYSSMLNQGLGVPGIGATQGLRTGFTNIPSRYGTNNRIGQPRP
- the SLC30A6 gene encoding zinc transporter 6 isoform X6, translated to MNPFVLIDLAGAFALCITYMLIEINNYFAVDTASAIAIALMTFGTMYPMSVYSGKVLLQTTPPHVIGQLDKLIREVSTLDGVLEVRNEHFWTLGFGSLAGSVHVRIRRDANEQMVLAHVTNRLYTLVSTLTVQIFKDDWIRPALLSGPVAANVLNFSDHHVIPMPLLKGTDDLNPVTSTPAKPSSPPPEFSFNTPGKNVNPIILLNTQTRPYGFGLNHGHTPYSSMLNQGLGVPGIGATQGLRTGFTNIPSRYGTNNRIGQPRP